tacatatatgtatatgtatacaTATGTGCATGtatatacatatatgtatgtatCTATATATTCGAATGCCGTGTATCCGAGGTGCAATGTGTTCATTTTGGAGGTTTAGCATCCCTTCAGAACGGCTCCGCACGCCCAGCAAGCATGCCCGTACTACTTTACGCTGCGATCGATACGCTATTTAGGGTGGCATTAGGCCAACGCGGAATAGATTTTGCCTGGATTTCGACGATTGCGTAGAGCTGTTCAGGAACGAGCCGAACGAATTGTGTAAAGTAACTCATAAAGTGAATTGGAAATAAAGTCAAATAGCTAAAGCACCGCATACGCTCCCGAGACTTGAACCATGATCTGTGAAGCGAGGAAACACCGAACTTTACCGTTTCTCGTAAAATGGTAAGACCATAAAATGCGTTGAACGCTGTTGGTAATGTTAACGATTACGAGATTTACATTTATTTCGATTCTATTCTACCTAATAGGCAGTGTGGCAGAAAGGCGGAGTGGTAACAGATCTAGAAGGAAGGTAAATACTaagagaaaacgaagaaacgatTGCTCCACGCACGGCATCATCAGAGGCGCCTGTGAATCTGTGCCTTATCGGCCAATATCTTGCGCAAAGTTTCCTCCCGCTGTCGAAGGCGTCGCTGCAGTTGCTCAACCTCGAGCTGGAACCGCTGCTGCAAAGCTTGCAATTCACCATCccggtgctgcagctgctcttGCAGTGCACGGATCGTACGCCAGCTTTCCTGCAGCTGATCCTTCCGTTGCTCCGACCCTTTACCCCAGCTGATCATCGTTTTGAGTCGCTGTTTAAGGATCTCCTTCGATTGTCTCGTGCGCTCGAGCGTCTGCTTGAGGGCTCCATTCTTTCCCATCAGAATCCTGCAAGAGAGTACGGTGGTGTGatgagagaaagaagggaTTGGTTGGCCGTAGAGTTTGTCTCATCACTCACTCGTTAATTTCTTTCTGGCGCTCGGAAATGCCCAGCTGCTGCCGATAGTTCTGCTGCAGTTGGTCTAATTCGGCTGTCTTTTGTTGTAACTCGCGTCGAatcgtttcggtttcttccGTCATCCGTGTGCGATCGGTACTGTGCTGCAACTTGAGCTCTGCAAAGAGTCTGCAAGAGTGAAAGGAAGTGTGTGAATGATCGTGCTCTCGTTGCGTTCGTCGTCGGCTAACATACTTTTGACATTCTTTTAAGCTATCAGCTACTATTTCCGGGTTTTGGTTAAGGTTTCGTAGCATAGTCAGCTCTCCTTTGCTGCGAGCGTACGCTTCCTGAAGTCGCTCAATGTCCAGACACTGAGCTTGTACTGTTAAGATGATGAATGGAAGGTAGGTATAGAAAAAGAGAAGTTGTTGGTGGAGTACTTTAAAAAAACCATATTATGCCATGCTCACCCTTCTGTTCGTAACATTTCAGCACCTCGACGAGCTTTTCCTTCGCTAGATCGGCCCGTTTAGCTTGCACCTCGGCCTTACTTCGCAGCACGCTAACCTGCGCCTGCAGTCGCGTCCTTTCGTCCGTCCAGCCCGTCTGGGACGCACGTACCTCCTCCATTTGGCGCTGCAGAGATTCATTCTCTTCTAGCACCTGCTTCAACTTGCCGGTGAAGGTAACGAGCTCCGTTTCGTATTGCTGTACCAAATCCGTCTTTTCGGCGATCATCTCTTCATACGCGTTCAACAGTGGACCGAGCGTATGCGCATTCACCGATCCCCAGTTAAGATTGTCCTTCACACCGCCATAGGTACTGTCGACAAAGTCAAGCTTCGGTATGTTACCCTGGCCTTCGCGTACCGTATCCTGGTACCGTTCGATCTGCACGTTCAACCGATACACCAGgattttcatcatcttcaagTCATTCCTAAGGTCGCCATTTTCCTTCGTCAGCAGCTCGGTTGCGGTATCGTTAGCGGCACAGCGTTCACAGCTCTTGGCCTGAGTCGTTTCCAGTGTGTGCAGGTTCTGCACGACCTGCTGGTAGTCCTTCTGTAATCGTTCATGCTCGATCGCGAACTGATTGTTGCATTCGAAGACGGAGGTCAGCTTCTCGACCAGCTTGCCAATTTGTTGCTCTTTCGAACGAAGCGTCCGCTCTAGATGATCGAGCCTCTTATCGGTCGCTGCAGCTGTGCCATTCGGTTTACCCTCCTGTTCGTCATCGTCCGATGCAACAACACCGGCCGTGAGATCATCGACACTTTTGCTGCGACCTACGACGGTTCCAGCGTGCGTCATGGGTAGACCGTGGTCCCGAAGTTTCCGCCGGAGTCCGCGAGTCCGAACCGGCAatcggctgctgctctgtttgaCCGCGCCATGGGGCTCCAGACTGTCGGCCGGAACGCGATATAAGCCTCCCATTTGCACCGAAATGGAAGATATATCGGATTGATCGTCAATCAGCTGGGCCAGAATTTGCAGGACCGGTTCTACGTTGCGTCGCTTTGGCAGTCGAAAGGGCATGCTCTGTGGGTGCTCATTTTAAAGGAAGCGCGGTTCTGCTGCAgctaaataaaataaagaaagacgATTCATTAacggctgctgttggttgctggtttaAATATCTCCGCGGGACATGCGCGAAAGTTGAGATGGCGCGAGGCTCGTTTTCCCGttggagtgagcgagagacaatcaaaacaaaatatccCCTCTCCGCCTCACCTACCTCTTCACTATACCTTGCCTAGTGCATTTTTTGAACACGAAAAACTTAATTTTTATCGCACCACTTGCAGTAATCCACTAAAACGCTTATCAAGCTGCGACTTATAAACTACAGCAAACTAAATCGACCATTAGTTGTGGTCGATCCATTGAGGAAAGGTACAAAAATTGGCTCCGAAATCGCAGAACAACTTTCGCTTGAGGCACGCGCCAAACTCCAAAAAGTATTAGGTGGTGCTACATGAACCGTAAATTtatgcgtaaatttacaaattaatagccgtggccacacggggcgaaaaccctagcgcaaacgaaaaaattaatgccaaaacggtttcgcttaacccttacacgctgtcaaacttttatacgtccgcggactttttcgctgaacccttgacgctatcaaacactttatttacgaaaatgtaggttcttttttgtattgtttttgcatttttaatataaatataacagcaacagcaacaatatcgttaaaaactgcaaaatttattcggaaatcaacttcagcggccaaaacacagatgaaaacaatacgtttgacatttcggcataaattttcgggtttttacccctgccacacgaagcgaaaacattttggcattaatgtgcaaatttgcgcgcaaattttcgccccgtgtggccacggctaatgccaaaacttttacgcctcgatatgtttacatggccgggttgagcaaattaaaatcgtttttttttttcagaaaaggattgaacacacaaGCAATGATCACACAgtatcgatgtaaaccacaaaaagaacatattgcgagccctcccgtttgcaaacagcttttactctaggtttcaCGCCccaccaaggtactttaaatagacaggtagctttatgcagaacaaatccccgatcgaattttaaataaaaacttcagagtttgacattggTGGGactgtgggatgtttacttcgggaacgctcttttcggagctgttttcgcttttccgtggtattacgacagttaaaattcacgaaaagtgggacgaaagttgaagtttatgcaaatattcccaaaattcttcctggtatttcaatatggtatcagtccgtaggtcttgccacccggcctggaacaagagctagctagcgttcttggaccgtgctcactcgctgtaaaacacaactcggttgctcgattgatcttaaatagagagatgaatcatttaaacattcgaaaaagagtgaaatcaggtactttccctgataaaaccactaaacttgcccatatcttctttttcttcttcttgaaggTAAGTTTCaaggttttgttgataaaaagcgccctgctacaaatgtcaaacaaattcaaaatggtgacctgccAAAGCGGCTAAGAAACCACCTTcttatttaaaacaccttgcgTTTGATAAGCGATTGACAACCGCGGTTTGATAAGAAAACGGTGCGGGTGGCGAGTGTCAATCAGCGCCTGTAACTTTCTTCGAGGTTAATTAACCCCCCTATTTCCACCAAACAATCGATAATTTGTCCTTTCTCTGTGCTTCTTTAATGGGTTTTCCGCCGGACGGGGGCGGTGGCGACGCGCAAGTGTTGTAGTCATGGAATTGTGAAAAACGGTATCTCGATTTGCTGCTCCAATTCTCGCACCGAAAAGTGCGTCCACGTCGATTATTCTTTGGCGGTAGAATAGTGCGTGTGCTGGTTTTAAGGTTCTCGTGCTGCTCTCCAGATATACCGTTAATTGTTAGGCCGTGGATTTCGTGGTCCACCACCAGAAGTCTCCAAAACGAGAGCAAAGCGATACTCTCGGCCAGAAGAAAGGCCGGAAAGGGAAGAACAACGGTAAAATAGTACATCATCGCTTGTACTGACGCCCCAGGGAAGCCTCAAGGTGAGAGGCAGGAGGCGTGTTGTTTGGTGGCTCCGCTGGTTTTTCCTCCCCATTCGTAACAAACGCCACAGATCGTTGACGccagaggaaggaagaaaggtaGCCGGCAGTGCTTACTACGATTGAATCAAAGTGCACAAACGAGGactctgtggtgtggtgcgggtGGGGGTGAATCACGTTGATAAgcctcccccttcccggtGTTGCTGGCCGCCTGCCCGAAAAAAGGACGTTTCCGCTGATGGTTCATTGTTTTGGTCGTTGCACCGTCGATGCGGCGTCGAAGTTATGCTCTCTGCGTTGGCTCCGGAGCACGTGAATCGGTTAATGCTTGCGAGAGGATGCAGCAAAAGAGCGAACGCCCGCTCACCAGCCGATCGATTGCGCAAGACGGACAAAGATGGCACGTAGCAAGCACGAGGAGATGCGTATGAATGAATGAGTAAAAGCGTATCGGCCGGGAGGTCGCTTTTTACGCCAGAGAGGCCGCCCAAAGGAAGCATAGAGGGATGATTCATCAAAATCGTTCACCGCGGCCTCCTTGTTGATGTGCTGGGCTCGTCTTTTGTCTTGCCCCCTTTCCGCTTGCCGCCTGTGGGATCAAAACGAGACAAGAAAACGCTTCCGCCGAAGAGTGTGAGAGCTGTTGTTGCGGCTGTTTCGGTTGAGCTTCTTTAATGGAACATTTGCAGGAAATGCGGATAAATAAGTTACAACAAAAGATATCTGCAGCTACAGTCCGTCAGCCGTTTAATATGAGACCTTCGAGAGTTTTACTATCGACATCAGTGCTATGTTCCGTTTTATTCGACGTCTTTAGAGGAGCATCAGTTGATTCGATACATTCCATTCATCAATTCAATTAGTTCATTTCCGCTGCCCATTAAATCTTAACATTGCGGTCGTCATAATTGATACGAATTCCATGTAGCAGAATTGCAGTCTAAACAATGCGCTCGACCCCGTAATTCGCTGAATCGCTCGTTGACCGATCCTTACAGTGGATTATTGATGCAATGAG
This sequence is a window from Anopheles darlingi chromosome 3, idAnoDarlMG_H_01, whole genome shotgun sequence. Protein-coding genes within it:
- the LOC125957830 gene encoding protein Cep89 homolog produces the protein MPFRLPKRRNVEPVLQILAQLIDDQSDISSISVQMGGLYRVPADSLEPHGAVKQSSSRLPVRTRGLRRKLRDHGLPMTHAGTVVGRSKSVDDLTAGVVASDDDEQEGKPNGTAAATDKRLDHLERTLRSKEQQIGKLVEKLTSVFECNNQFAIEHERLQKDYQQVVQNLHTLETTQAKSCERCAANDTATELLTKENGDLRNDLKMMKILVYRLNVQIERYQDTVREGQGNIPKLDFVDSTYGGVKDNLNWGSVNAHTLGPLLNAYEEMIAEKTDLVQQYETELVTFTGKLKQVLEENESLQRQMEEVRASQTGWTDERTRLQAQVSVLRSKAEVQAKRADLAKEKLVEVLKCYEQKVQAQCLDIERLQEAYARSKGELTMLRNLNQNPEIVADSLKECQKLFAELKLQHSTDRTRMTEETETIRRELQQKTAELDQLQQNYRQQLGISERQKEINEILMGKNGALKQTLERTRQSKEILKQRLKTMISWGKGSEQRKDQLQESWRTIRALQEQLQHRDGELQALQQRFQLEVEQLQRRLRQREETLRKILADKAQIHRRL